A genomic stretch from Bacteroidota bacterium includes:
- a CDS encoding geranylgeranylglyceryl/heptaprenylglyceryl phosphate synthase, whose translation MKKEKYLYFLILMNSVEKNIVNSIKKGKKLFAWLIDPDKVSPETFEKKLIKAKKFNIDLIFLGGSLLVEDKITEYIKTIKKYFSIPVILFPGSTNQVNKNADAILFLSLISGRNPDFLIGRHVEVASIIKKTSLAVLPTGYILVESGRQTTASYISNTFPVPHHKADIAVSTAIAGELLGLKYIFLDGGSGALKSIDTQMISAVKKNINIPLIVGGGIKESEQLKNAYNAGADIVVVGNIIEDNFDKLQEFTKIKASFGG comes from the coding sequence TTGAAAAAAGAAAAATATCTATATTTCTTAATATTGATGAATTCAGTTGAAAAAAATATTGTTAACAGTATAAAAAAGGGTAAAAAATTATTTGCATGGTTAATTGACCCTGATAAAGTTTCTCCTGAAACTTTTGAAAAAAAATTGATTAAAGCCAAAAAATTCAATATTGATTTAATTTTTTTAGGAGGAAGTTTACTGGTTGAAGACAAAATAACCGAATACATCAAAACGATAAAAAAGTATTTCAGCATTCCTGTAATACTTTTCCCGGGGAGTACAAATCAGGTAAACAAAAATGCAGATGCGATATTATTCCTGTCGTTAATTTCCGGCAGAAACCCTGACTTTCTTATTGGAAGACATGTTGAAGTAGCATCGATAATCAAAAAAACATCACTAGCTGTTTTGCCAACAGGATATATTCTTGTGGAAAGCGGAAGACAAACAACAGCTTCTTATATAAGTAACACTTTTCCTGTTCCTCATCACAAAGCTGATATTGCTGTAAGCACTGCTATTGCAGGTGAATTGCTGGGATTAAAATATATTTTTCTTGATGGAGGCAGTGGTGCATTAAAATCTATAGATACTCAAATGATTTCTGCTGTTAAAAAAAATATTAATATACCCTTAATAGTTGGTGGTGGAATAAAAGAATCCGAGCAGTTGAAAAATGCTTACAATGCCGGAGCTGACATTGTCGTTGTTGGGAATATTATTGAAGATAACTTTGATAAATTACAGGAATTCACCAAAATTAAAGCATCATTTGGAGGCTAA